The following proteins are encoded in a genomic region of Magallana gigas chromosome 1, xbMagGiga1.1, whole genome shotgun sequence:
- the LOC105336913 gene encoding leucine-rich repeat-containing protein 71 isoform X28, with protein sequence MSASKKNSGANKSNPSSESNSGLSTPKSGTKTPRLSAKSRITFARVANKIKMGKKVEKSLKGEKNQSAVSQDEEDPNKTPVPVESVHTLSSSSPSLSPTLDPDKPLEPYSCTGNFQADFTELCRRTGMATIPAVVHRARPPTQAAPESSKPEKGKDKGKSAITEPEPEPELDTEGENAEPPPKTYVVKDKFEFFKPCVQVEMENYDKGETVTEIYIRGWKIDDVMMNTLKQCWSVMEKLHTINLWNTGLNGETVSIMASTLPSIVNLRTLILDGNVVKEENWHELITDESPVQNLSLRHCGITDLGAKSIGEALGTVKRANTKLVSLNLAGNQISDQGAVDIANGLRMNRTLMSLSLASNQIGNKGAVKLGEVLSRFPLSHEEVVERRKQKSSMGSPDRNKSPPPSRRADSKDRPGSVRSSSQHDKNDKSKQKQSAKTKKDAGKGGKEPAKEEEKHDKSKGKKDDKGAAKKGTVSSSSFSKIASLVADTKNAAKGKTKGKDKGKPSQAEPEDMGDSSFINPLTDEADFIEGQLWVPGNRLLINLNLSRNQIGEQGMAAILKAMQYQTTLSLGSKSGGTGLMRICVFKNKISSESDIVRKINDIMLPKDPFYKPPPQTPEVDSTS encoded by the exons tGTTGCCAACAAAATCAAGATGGGAAAGAAAGTTGAGAAATCTCTGAAGGGCGAGAAGAACCAGTCGGCCGTTAGTCAGGATGAGGAAGACCCCAACAAAACACCAG TGCCTGTTGAGAGTGTTCACACACTGTCCTCTAGTTCACCGTCCCTCAGTCCAACCCTTGACCCTGACAAGCCTCTAG aaccCTACAGTTGTACGGGAAACTTCCAAGCTGACTTCACAGAGTTGTGTCGCCGTACCGGCATGGCCACTATTCCCGCCGTGGTTCACCGAGCCCGACCTCCCACGCAGGCAGCACCTGAGAGCAGCAAACCAGAAAAGGGGAAAGATAAAGGCAAGAGTGCGATCACTGAACCGGAACCAGAGCCAGAACTGGACACCGAGGGTG AAAATGCGGAACCACCTCCCAAAACGTACGTTGTCAAGGATAAATTTGAGTTCTTTAAGCCTTGTGTCCAGGTAGAAATGGAGAACTACGATAAAGGGGAAACTGTGACAGAGATCTACATCAggg GTTGGAAAATTGATGATGTGATGATGAACACTCTGaaacagtgctggtcagtgatGGAGAAACTTCACACAATAAA TTTGTGGAACACAGGATTAAATGGTGAAACTGTCAGTATAATGGCCAGCACACTGCCTAGTATTGTCAATCTCAG GACATTAATTCTAGATGGAAATGTtgtgaaagaagaaaactgGCATGAACTGATCACAGACGAAAGTCC GGTACAGAACCTGTCCCTGAGACACTGTGGAATCACAGACCTAGGGGCCAAATCTATCGGGGAGGCGCTGGGCACTGTCAAACGGGCCAACACTAAACTGGTCTCCCTCAACCTGGCAGGGAACCAGATTTCTGACCAAGGAGCCGTGGATATTGCTAAC GGCCTCAGGATGAACCGTACGCTGATGTCTCTCTCTCTAGCCAGTAACCAGATTGGGAATAAAGGCGCAGTTAAACTAGGGGAG GTTTTGTCCAGGTTTCCATTGTCACACGAGGAGGTGGTAGAGAGGAGGAAACAGAAATCTTCAATGGGTTCTCCTGACAGAAACAAGTCT CCCCCACCGAGTCGTCGTGCGGACTCCAAGGACAGACCCGGCAGTGTCAGAAGTAGTTCCCAACACGATAAAAACGACAAGTCCAAGCAGAAACAGTCGGCCAAAACCAAAAAG gaTGCTGGTAAAGGGGGGAAGGAGCCGGCCAAAGAGGAGGAGAAACACGACAAGTCCAAAGGCAAAAAGGATGACAAGGGGGCGGCCAAGAAAGGTACTGTCTCCTCCTCTTCATTCAGTAAGATAG CATCGTTAGTGGCGGATACCAAGAATGCGGCCAAAGGGAAAACTAAAGGAAAGGACAAAGGGAAACCTTCACAGGCCGAACCAGAG GACATGGGTGACTCCTCCTTCATCAACCCTCTCACAGACGAGGCAGACTTCATTGAGGGTCAGCTATGGGTGCCCGGCAACAGACTCCTAATCAACCTGAACTTGTCTC GTAATCAGATCGGAGAGCAGGGCATGGCGGCCATTTTGAAAGCGATGCAATACCAGACGACTCTGTCTCTAGGAAGTAAATCAGGCGGGACCGGATTGATGCGGATCTGTGTGTTT AAAAACAAGATTTCCTCGGAGAGCGACATTGTCCGGAAGATCAATGATATAATGCTTCCAAAGGATCCGTTCTACAAGCCGCCGCCACAGACACCGGAAGTAGATTCTACGTCATAA
- the LOC105336913 gene encoding leucine-rich repeat-containing protein 71 isoform X39 gives MSKAKGSFFNVANKIKMGKKVEKSLKGEKNQSAVSQDEEDPNKTPEPYSCTGNFQADFTELCRRTGMATIPAVVHRARPPTQAAPESSKPEKGKDKGKSAITEPEPEPELDTEGENAEPPPKTYVVKDKFEFFKPCVQVEMENYDKGETVTEIYIRGWKIDDVMMNTLKQCWSVMEKLHTINLWNTGLNGETVSIMASTLPSIVNLRTLILDGNVVKEENWHELITDESPVQNLSLRHCGITDLGAKSIGEALGTVKRANTKLVSLNLAGNQISDQGAVDIANGLRMNRTLMSLSLASNQIGNKGAVKLGEVLSRFPLSHEEVVERRKQKSSMGSPDRNKSPPPSRRADSKDRPGSVRSSSQHDKNDKSKQKQSAKTKKDAGKGGKEPAKEEEKHDKSKGKKDDKGAAKKDSKSGKAVEEESRKTQHRGSISKDKGGNTTGRSSGAATMRLVTSFAASLVADTKNAAKGKTKGKDKGKPSQAEPEDMGDSSFINPLTDEADFIEGQLWVPGNRLLINLNLSRNQIGEQGMAAILKAMQYQTTLSLGSKSGGTGLMRICVFKNKISSESDIVRKINDIMLPKDPFYKPPPQTPEVDSTS, from the exons tGTTGCCAACAAAATCAAGATGGGAAAGAAAGTTGAGAAATCTCTGAAGGGCGAGAAGAACCAGTCGGCCGTTAGTCAGGATGAGGAAGACCCCAACAAAACACCAG aaccCTACAGTTGTACGGGAAACTTCCAAGCTGACTTCACAGAGTTGTGTCGCCGTACCGGCATGGCCACTATTCCCGCCGTGGTTCACCGAGCCCGACCTCCCACGCAGGCAGCACCTGAGAGCAGCAAACCAGAAAAGGGGAAAGATAAAGGCAAGAGTGCGATCACTGAACCGGAACCAGAGCCAGAACTGGACACCGAGGGTG AAAATGCGGAACCACCTCCCAAAACGTACGTTGTCAAGGATAAATTTGAGTTCTTTAAGCCTTGTGTCCAGGTAGAAATGGAGAACTACGATAAAGGGGAAACTGTGACAGAGATCTACATCAggg GTTGGAAAATTGATGATGTGATGATGAACACTCTGaaacagtgctggtcagtgatGGAGAAACTTCACACAATAAA TTTGTGGAACACAGGATTAAATGGTGAAACTGTCAGTATAATGGCCAGCACACTGCCTAGTATTGTCAATCTCAG GACATTAATTCTAGATGGAAATGTtgtgaaagaagaaaactgGCATGAACTGATCACAGACGAAAGTCC GGTACAGAACCTGTCCCTGAGACACTGTGGAATCACAGACCTAGGGGCCAAATCTATCGGGGAGGCGCTGGGCACTGTCAAACGGGCCAACACTAAACTGGTCTCCCTCAACCTGGCAGGGAACCAGATTTCTGACCAAGGAGCCGTGGATATTGCTAAC GGCCTCAGGATGAACCGTACGCTGATGTCTCTCTCTCTAGCCAGTAACCAGATTGGGAATAAAGGCGCAGTTAAACTAGGGGAG GTTTTGTCCAGGTTTCCATTGTCACACGAGGAGGTGGTAGAGAGGAGGAAACAGAAATCTTCAATGGGTTCTCCTGACAGAAACAAGTCT CCCCCACCGAGTCGTCGTGCGGACTCCAAGGACAGACCCGGCAGTGTCAGAAGTAGTTCCCAACACGATAAAAACGACAAGTCCAAGCAGAAACAGTCGGCCAAAACCAAAAAG gaTGCTGGTAAAGGGGGGAAGGAGCCGGCCAAAGAGGAGGAGAAACACGACAAGTCCAAAGGCAAAAAGGATGACAAGGGGGCGGCCAAGAAAG ATTCCAAGAGTGGAAAAG CAGTAGAGGAGGAATCAAGGAAAACTCAGCATCGCGGGTCGATATCTAAAG ACAAAGGTGGGAACACTACGGGCCGAAGTTCTGGAG CAGCCACTATGCGTTTGGTCACATCTTTTGCCG CATCGTTAGTGGCGGATACCAAGAATGCGGCCAAAGGGAAAACTAAAGGAAAGGACAAAGGGAAACCTTCACAGGCCGAACCAGAG GACATGGGTGACTCCTCCTTCATCAACCCTCTCACAGACGAGGCAGACTTCATTGAGGGTCAGCTATGGGTGCCCGGCAACAGACTCCTAATCAACCTGAACTTGTCTC GTAATCAGATCGGAGAGCAGGGCATGGCGGCCATTTTGAAAGCGATGCAATACCAGACGACTCTGTCTCTAGGAAGTAAATCAGGCGGGACCGGATTGATGCGGATCTGTGTGTTT AAAAACAAGATTTCCTCGGAGAGCGACATTGTCCGGAAGATCAATGATATAATGCTTCCAAAGGATCCGTTCTACAAGCCGCCGCCACAGACACCGGAAGTAGATTCTACGTCATAA
- the LOC105336913 gene encoding leucine-rich repeat-containing protein 71 isoform X17, whose protein sequence is MADSIGTSFLPDFKRALNSLRVANKIKMGKKVEKSLKGEKNQSAVSQDEEDPNKTPVPVESVHTLSSSSPSLSPTLDPDKPLEPYSCTGNFQADFTELCRRTGMATIPAVVHRARPPTQAAPESSKPEKGKDKGKSAITEPEPEPELDTEGENAEPPPKTYVVKDKFEFFKPCVQVEMENYDKGETVTEIYIRGWKIDDVMMNTLKQCWSVMEKLHTINLWNTGLNGETVSIMASTLPSIVNLRTLILDGNVVKEENWHELITDESPVQNLSLRHCGITDLGAKSIGEALGTVKRANTKLVSLNLAGNQISDQGAVDIANGLRMNRTLMSLSLASNQIGNKGAVKLGEVLSRFPLSHEEVVERRKQKSSMGSPDRNKSPPPSRRADSKDRPGSVRSSSQHDKNDKSKQKQSAKTKKDAGKGGKEPAKEEEKHDKSKGKKDDKGAAKKDSKSGKAVEEESRKTQHRGSISKDKGGNTTGRSSGAATMRLVTSFAASLVADTKNAAKGKTKGKDKGKPSQAEPEDMGDSSFINPLTDEADFIEGQLWVPGNRLLINLNLSRNQIGEQGMAAILKAMQYQTTLSLGSKSGGTGLMRICVFKNKISSESDIVRKINDIMLPKDPFYKPPPQTPEVDSTS, encoded by the exons ATGGCGGACTCTATCGGTACTTCTTTTTTACCTGATTTTAAAAGAGCGCTGAACTCTCTACG tGTTGCCAACAAAATCAAGATGGGAAAGAAAGTTGAGAAATCTCTGAAGGGCGAGAAGAACCAGTCGGCCGTTAGTCAGGATGAGGAAGACCCCAACAAAACACCAG TGCCTGTTGAGAGTGTTCACACACTGTCCTCTAGTTCACCGTCCCTCAGTCCAACCCTTGACCCTGACAAGCCTCTAG aaccCTACAGTTGTACGGGAAACTTCCAAGCTGACTTCACAGAGTTGTGTCGCCGTACCGGCATGGCCACTATTCCCGCCGTGGTTCACCGAGCCCGACCTCCCACGCAGGCAGCACCTGAGAGCAGCAAACCAGAAAAGGGGAAAGATAAAGGCAAGAGTGCGATCACTGAACCGGAACCAGAGCCAGAACTGGACACCGAGGGTG AAAATGCGGAACCACCTCCCAAAACGTACGTTGTCAAGGATAAATTTGAGTTCTTTAAGCCTTGTGTCCAGGTAGAAATGGAGAACTACGATAAAGGGGAAACTGTGACAGAGATCTACATCAggg GTTGGAAAATTGATGATGTGATGATGAACACTCTGaaacagtgctggtcagtgatGGAGAAACTTCACACAATAAA TTTGTGGAACACAGGATTAAATGGTGAAACTGTCAGTATAATGGCCAGCACACTGCCTAGTATTGTCAATCTCAG GACATTAATTCTAGATGGAAATGTtgtgaaagaagaaaactgGCATGAACTGATCACAGACGAAAGTCC GGTACAGAACCTGTCCCTGAGACACTGTGGAATCACAGACCTAGGGGCCAAATCTATCGGGGAGGCGCTGGGCACTGTCAAACGGGCCAACACTAAACTGGTCTCCCTCAACCTGGCAGGGAACCAGATTTCTGACCAAGGAGCCGTGGATATTGCTAAC GGCCTCAGGATGAACCGTACGCTGATGTCTCTCTCTCTAGCCAGTAACCAGATTGGGAATAAAGGCGCAGTTAAACTAGGGGAG GTTTTGTCCAGGTTTCCATTGTCACACGAGGAGGTGGTAGAGAGGAGGAAACAGAAATCTTCAATGGGTTCTCCTGACAGAAACAAGTCT CCCCCACCGAGTCGTCGTGCGGACTCCAAGGACAGACCCGGCAGTGTCAGAAGTAGTTCCCAACACGATAAAAACGACAAGTCCAAGCAGAAACAGTCGGCCAAAACCAAAAAG gaTGCTGGTAAAGGGGGGAAGGAGCCGGCCAAAGAGGAGGAGAAACACGACAAGTCCAAAGGCAAAAAGGATGACAAGGGGGCGGCCAAGAAAG ATTCCAAGAGTGGAAAAG CAGTAGAGGAGGAATCAAGGAAAACTCAGCATCGCGGGTCGATATCTAAAG ACAAAGGTGGGAACACTACGGGCCGAAGTTCTGGAG CAGCCACTATGCGTTTGGTCACATCTTTTGCCG CATCGTTAGTGGCGGATACCAAGAATGCGGCCAAAGGGAAAACTAAAGGAAAGGACAAAGGGAAACCTTCACAGGCCGAACCAGAG GACATGGGTGACTCCTCCTTCATCAACCCTCTCACAGACGAGGCAGACTTCATTGAGGGTCAGCTATGGGTGCCCGGCAACAGACTCCTAATCAACCTGAACTTGTCTC GTAATCAGATCGGAGAGCAGGGCATGGCGGCCATTTTGAAAGCGATGCAATACCAGACGACTCTGTCTCTAGGAAGTAAATCAGGCGGGACCGGATTGATGCGGATCTGTGTGTTT AAAAACAAGATTTCCTCGGAGAGCGACATTGTCCGGAAGATCAATGATATAATGCTTCCAAAGGATCCGTTCTACAAGCCGCCGCCACAGACACCGGAAGTAGATTCTACGTCATAA
- the LOC105336913 gene encoding leucine-rich repeat-containing protein 71 isoform X13, giving the protein MSASKKNSGANKSNPSSESNSGLSTPKSGTKTPRLSAKSRITFARVANKIKMGKKVEKSLKGEKNQSAVSQDEEDPNKTPVPVESVHTLSSSSPSLSPTLDPDKPLEPYSCTGNFQADFTELCRRTGMATIPAVVHRARPPTQAAPESSKPEKGKDKENAEPPPKTYVVKDKFEFFKPCVQVEMENYDKGETVTEIYIRGWKIDDVMMNTLKQCWSVMEKLHTINLWNTGLNGETVSIMASTLPSIVNLRTLILDGNVVKEENWHELITDESPVQNLSLRHCGITDLGAKSIGEALGTVKRANTKLVSLNLAGNQISDQGAVDIANGLRMNRTLMSLSLASNQIGNKGAVKLGEVLSRFPLSHEEVVERRKQKSSMGSPDRNKSPPPSRRADSKDRPGSVRSSSQHDKNDKSKQKQSAKTKKDAGKGGKEPAKEEEKHDKSKGKKDDKGAAKKDSKSGKAVEEESRKTQHRGSISKDKGGNTTGRSSGAATMRLVTSFAASLVADTKNAAKGKTKGKDKGKPSQAEPEDMGDSSFINPLTDEADFIEGQLWVPGNRLLINLNLSRNQIGEQGMAAILKAMQYQTTLSLGSKSGGTGLMRICVFKNKISSESDIVRKINDIMLPKDPFYKPPPQTPEVDSTS; this is encoded by the exons tGTTGCCAACAAAATCAAGATGGGAAAGAAAGTTGAGAAATCTCTGAAGGGCGAGAAGAACCAGTCGGCCGTTAGTCAGGATGAGGAAGACCCCAACAAAACACCAG TGCCTGTTGAGAGTGTTCACACACTGTCCTCTAGTTCACCGTCCCTCAGTCCAACCCTTGACCCTGACAAGCCTCTAG aaccCTACAGTTGTACGGGAAACTTCCAAGCTGACTTCACAGAGTTGTGTCGCCGTACCGGCATGGCCACTATTCCCGCCGTGGTTCACCGAGCCCGACCTCCCACGCAGGCAGCACCTGAGAGCAGCAAACCAGAAAAGGGGAAAGATAAAG AAAATGCGGAACCACCTCCCAAAACGTACGTTGTCAAGGATAAATTTGAGTTCTTTAAGCCTTGTGTCCAGGTAGAAATGGAGAACTACGATAAAGGGGAAACTGTGACAGAGATCTACATCAggg GTTGGAAAATTGATGATGTGATGATGAACACTCTGaaacagtgctggtcagtgatGGAGAAACTTCACACAATAAA TTTGTGGAACACAGGATTAAATGGTGAAACTGTCAGTATAATGGCCAGCACACTGCCTAGTATTGTCAATCTCAG GACATTAATTCTAGATGGAAATGTtgtgaaagaagaaaactgGCATGAACTGATCACAGACGAAAGTCC GGTACAGAACCTGTCCCTGAGACACTGTGGAATCACAGACCTAGGGGCCAAATCTATCGGGGAGGCGCTGGGCACTGTCAAACGGGCCAACACTAAACTGGTCTCCCTCAACCTGGCAGGGAACCAGATTTCTGACCAAGGAGCCGTGGATATTGCTAAC GGCCTCAGGATGAACCGTACGCTGATGTCTCTCTCTCTAGCCAGTAACCAGATTGGGAATAAAGGCGCAGTTAAACTAGGGGAG GTTTTGTCCAGGTTTCCATTGTCACACGAGGAGGTGGTAGAGAGGAGGAAACAGAAATCTTCAATGGGTTCTCCTGACAGAAACAAGTCT CCCCCACCGAGTCGTCGTGCGGACTCCAAGGACAGACCCGGCAGTGTCAGAAGTAGTTCCCAACACGATAAAAACGACAAGTCCAAGCAGAAACAGTCGGCCAAAACCAAAAAG gaTGCTGGTAAAGGGGGGAAGGAGCCGGCCAAAGAGGAGGAGAAACACGACAAGTCCAAAGGCAAAAAGGATGACAAGGGGGCGGCCAAGAAAG ATTCCAAGAGTGGAAAAG CAGTAGAGGAGGAATCAAGGAAAACTCAGCATCGCGGGTCGATATCTAAAG ACAAAGGTGGGAACACTACGGGCCGAAGTTCTGGAG CAGCCACTATGCGTTTGGTCACATCTTTTGCCG CATCGTTAGTGGCGGATACCAAGAATGCGGCCAAAGGGAAAACTAAAGGAAAGGACAAAGGGAAACCTTCACAGGCCGAACCAGAG GACATGGGTGACTCCTCCTTCATCAACCCTCTCACAGACGAGGCAGACTTCATTGAGGGTCAGCTATGGGTGCCCGGCAACAGACTCCTAATCAACCTGAACTTGTCTC GTAATCAGATCGGAGAGCAGGGCATGGCGGCCATTTTGAAAGCGATGCAATACCAGACGACTCTGTCTCTAGGAAGTAAATCAGGCGGGACCGGATTGATGCGGATCTGTGTGTTT AAAAACAAGATTTCCTCGGAGAGCGACATTGTCCGGAAGATCAATGATATAATGCTTCCAAAGGATCCGTTCTACAAGCCGCCGCCACAGACACCGGAAGTAGATTCTACGTCATAA
- the LOC105336913 gene encoding leucine-rich repeat-containing protein 71 isoform X3: MSASKKNSGANKSNPSSESNSGLSTPKSGTKTPRLSAKSRITFARVANKIKMGKKVEKSLKGEKNQSAVSQDEEDPNKTPVPVESVHTLSSSSPSLSPTLDPDKPLEPYSCTGNFQADFTELCRRTGMATIPAVVHRARPPTQAAPESSKPEKGKDKGKSAITEPEPEPELDTEGENAEPPPKTYVVKDKFEFFKPCVQVEMENYDKGETVTEIYIRGWKIDDVMMNTLKQCWSVMEKLHTINLWNTGLNGETVSIMASTLPSIVNLRTLILDGNVVKEENWHELITDESPVQNLSLRHCGITDLGAKSIGEALGTVKRANTKLVSLNLAGNQISDQGAVDIANGLRMNRTLMSLSLASNQIGNKGAVKLGEVLSRFPLSHEEVVERRKQKSSMGSPDRNKSPPPSRRADSKDRPGSVRSSSQHDKNDKSKQKQSAKTKKDAGKGGKEPAKEEEKHDKSKGKKDDKGAAKKAVEEESRKTQHRGSISKDKGGNTTGRSSGAATMRLVTSFAASLVADTKNAAKGKTKGKDKGKPSQAEPEDMGDSSFINPLTDEADFIEGQLWVPGNRLLINLNLSRNQIGEQGMAAILKAMQYQTTLSLGSKSGGTGLMRICVFKNKISSESDIVRKINDIMLPKDPFYKPPPQTPEVDSTS, translated from the exons tGTTGCCAACAAAATCAAGATGGGAAAGAAAGTTGAGAAATCTCTGAAGGGCGAGAAGAACCAGTCGGCCGTTAGTCAGGATGAGGAAGACCCCAACAAAACACCAG TGCCTGTTGAGAGTGTTCACACACTGTCCTCTAGTTCACCGTCCCTCAGTCCAACCCTTGACCCTGACAAGCCTCTAG aaccCTACAGTTGTACGGGAAACTTCCAAGCTGACTTCACAGAGTTGTGTCGCCGTACCGGCATGGCCACTATTCCCGCCGTGGTTCACCGAGCCCGACCTCCCACGCAGGCAGCACCTGAGAGCAGCAAACCAGAAAAGGGGAAAGATAAAGGCAAGAGTGCGATCACTGAACCGGAACCAGAGCCAGAACTGGACACCGAGGGTG AAAATGCGGAACCACCTCCCAAAACGTACGTTGTCAAGGATAAATTTGAGTTCTTTAAGCCTTGTGTCCAGGTAGAAATGGAGAACTACGATAAAGGGGAAACTGTGACAGAGATCTACATCAggg GTTGGAAAATTGATGATGTGATGATGAACACTCTGaaacagtgctggtcagtgatGGAGAAACTTCACACAATAAA TTTGTGGAACACAGGATTAAATGGTGAAACTGTCAGTATAATGGCCAGCACACTGCCTAGTATTGTCAATCTCAG GACATTAATTCTAGATGGAAATGTtgtgaaagaagaaaactgGCATGAACTGATCACAGACGAAAGTCC GGTACAGAACCTGTCCCTGAGACACTGTGGAATCACAGACCTAGGGGCCAAATCTATCGGGGAGGCGCTGGGCACTGTCAAACGGGCCAACACTAAACTGGTCTCCCTCAACCTGGCAGGGAACCAGATTTCTGACCAAGGAGCCGTGGATATTGCTAAC GGCCTCAGGATGAACCGTACGCTGATGTCTCTCTCTCTAGCCAGTAACCAGATTGGGAATAAAGGCGCAGTTAAACTAGGGGAG GTTTTGTCCAGGTTTCCATTGTCACACGAGGAGGTGGTAGAGAGGAGGAAACAGAAATCTTCAATGGGTTCTCCTGACAGAAACAAGTCT CCCCCACCGAGTCGTCGTGCGGACTCCAAGGACAGACCCGGCAGTGTCAGAAGTAGTTCCCAACACGATAAAAACGACAAGTCCAAGCAGAAACAGTCGGCCAAAACCAAAAAG gaTGCTGGTAAAGGGGGGAAGGAGCCGGCCAAAGAGGAGGAGAAACACGACAAGTCCAAAGGCAAAAAGGATGACAAGGGGGCGGCCAAGAAAG CAGTAGAGGAGGAATCAAGGAAAACTCAGCATCGCGGGTCGATATCTAAAG ACAAAGGTGGGAACACTACGGGCCGAAGTTCTGGAG CAGCCACTATGCGTTTGGTCACATCTTTTGCCG CATCGTTAGTGGCGGATACCAAGAATGCGGCCAAAGGGAAAACTAAAGGAAAGGACAAAGGGAAACCTTCACAGGCCGAACCAGAG GACATGGGTGACTCCTCCTTCATCAACCCTCTCACAGACGAGGCAGACTTCATTGAGGGTCAGCTATGGGTGCCCGGCAACAGACTCCTAATCAACCTGAACTTGTCTC GTAATCAGATCGGAGAGCAGGGCATGGCGGCCATTTTGAAAGCGATGCAATACCAGACGACTCTGTCTCTAGGAAGTAAATCAGGCGGGACCGGATTGATGCGGATCTGTGTGTTT AAAAACAAGATTTCCTCGGAGAGCGACATTGTCCGGAAGATCAATGATATAATGCTTCCAAAGGATCCGTTCTACAAGCCGCCGCCACAGACACCGGAAGTAGATTCTACGTCATAA